A window of the Oncorhynchus mykiss isolate Arlee chromosome 15, USDA_OmykA_1.1, whole genome shotgun sequence genome harbors these coding sequences:
- the trmu gene encoding mitochondrial tRNA-specific 2-thiouridylase 1, translated as MGVVRHVVCAMSGGVDSSVTALLLRRRGYHVTGVFMKNWDSLDENGVCSSEKDCEDAYKVCQNLDIPFHQVSYVKEYWHEVFTNLLKEYEKGRTPNPDILCNKHIKFNHFYNYAINGLGADAMATGHYARTSQEDEDVFQQSHVAPPPKHVFRDRFEIRNPVRLYQGADRFKDQTFFLSQISQDALRRTVFPLSGLTKDYVKKIAAEAGFQHVLKKKESMGICFIGERKFEDFILEYLEPKPGNFVSIEDGKIMGEHQGWFTLTLGQRARIGGQRDAWFVVDKDITTGEVFVGPTTNHPALFRDTVRTDRFHWITEDPPTELIQTKMMECHFRFIHQMPLTPCTVTLNMDGSVWIMLSQPIRALTPGQFAVLYKGDECLGSGKIVRLGPTEHTLQQGRDRMKEAPVAKERTPEPVS; from the exons ATGGGTGTCGTGAGACATGTCGTGTGCGCGATGTCTGGGGGAGTTGACAGCTCTGTAACGGCTTTGTTACTCAGAAGAAGAG GGTACCACGTTACTGGAGTGTTTATGAAGAACTGGGATTCCCTGGATGAGAATGGGGTGTGTTCATCCGAAAAGGACTGTGAAGATGCCTACAAAGTGTGCCAGAATCTGGACATACCTTTCCATCAAGTGTCCTACGTCAAAGAGTACTGGCACGAAGTGTTCAC CAATCTTTTGAAGGAATATGAGAAGGGCAGGACACCAAATCCAGACATTCTGTGCAACAAACACATCAAATTCAACCACTTCTACAATTATGCCATCAACGGCTTGG GAGCTGATGCCATGGCGACAGGCCACTATGCCAGGACATCTCAGGAGGATGAAGATGTCTTCCAACAGAGTCATGTGGCTCCTCCCCCTAAACATGTCTTCAGAGACCGCTTTGAGATCCGGAACC CGGTGAGGTTGTACCAGGGAGCGGACCGTTTTAAGGACCAGACATTCTTCCTCAGCCAGATTTCTCAGGATGCTTTGCGGCGTACAGTCTTTCCCCTGTCGGGACTCACCAAAGACTACGTGAAGAAGATTGCAGCCGAGGCCGGCTTCCAACACGTCCTGAAGAAGAAAGAG AGTATGGGCATCTGCTTTATTGGAGAAAGGAAATTTGAGGATTTCATTCTAGAG TATTTAGAGCCAAAACCGGGGAACTTTGTCTCCATTGAGGATGGGAAGATCATGGGGGAACATCAAG GTTGGTTCACCCTGACACTAGGCCAAAGGGCTAGGATTGGTGGGCAGAGGGATGCATGGTTTGTTGTGGACAAAGACATTACTACTGGAGAAGTGTTTGTG GGTCCGACCACCAATCACCCGGCTCTATTCAGAGACACGGTACGAACAGATCGTTTCCATTGGATAACGGAGGACCCTCCCACTGAGCTGATCCAGACTAAGATGATGGAGTGTCACTTCCGCTTCATCCACCAGATGCCTCTCA CCCCTTGCACTGTGACCTTGAACATGGATGGCTCTGTGTGGATCATGCTGTCTCAGCCGATCAGAGCACTCACACCAGGACAG TTTGCAGTGCTGTACAAGGGGGATGAGTGCCTGGGAAGTGGGAAGATCGTCCGTCTGGGCCCCACAGAGCACACTCTCCAACAGGGGCGAGACCGCATGAAGGAAGCCCCTGTGGCCAAGGAGAGGACTCCGGAACCAGTCAGCTGA